The Cellulophaga sp. L1A9 genome window below encodes:
- the atpH gene encoding ATP synthase F1 subunit delta, protein MSESRAAVRYAKATLDQAIENKALDAMEVDMRSIAETISASKELSDALSSPVVKSSDKKNILLAIFKEANEITKGLIGVLITNKRIALLNEVALKYLILNEDLKGQGVAFVTTAVALTADLEKKILDKVVELTGKKVVVKNTIDEKILGGFVLRVGDLQYDASIASKLGNLKREFTNSL, encoded by the coding sequence ATGAGCGAATCTAGAGCAGCAGTACGTTACGCAAAAGCTACCTTAGACCAGGCTATTGAAAATAAAGCCTTAGACGCTATGGAAGTTGACATGCGTTCCATAGCTGAAACCATAAGCGCAAGCAAGGAATTATCAGATGCATTGAGCAGCCCAGTTGTAAAAAGTTCAGATAAAAAGAATATCTTATTGGCTATTTTCAAAGAGGCTAATGAAATTACAAAAGGTCTTATTGGTGTTTTAATAACCAATAAAAGAATTGCATTATTAAACGAAGTTGCTTTAAAGTATCTTATTCTTAACGAAGATTTAAAAGGGCAAGGTGTTGCATTTGTAACCACCGCTGTTGCTTTAACAGCTGACTTAGAAAAAAAGATACTTGATAAAGTTGTAGAATTAACTGGAAAAAAGGTCGTAGTAAAAAATACTATCGATGAAAAAATTCTAGGAGGTTTTGTATTAAGAGTTGGAGATTTACAATACGATGCAAGCATCGCAAGTAAATTAGGAAATTTAAAAAGAGAATTTACAAACAGTTTATAA